CAACACACTCAATCCATCCATAAGAGGTATGCAACTCAGCGTCCCAACAGTCCGAAGCATAGTGTGCCATTTCGTTACTCATGTGTTGCCTGAATCTCATTCTCTCTGGATCAACACCGATACTGACCAAAAATTGATAAATTCTGGCGATAAAGTAACCTAAAGTTTCATTATCCACCATACCTGAAGCAACTGCATCCCCGATAGTAGTTTCTATAGGGACTGTGGAACCTGATTCTTGAACCTCCTTTGGTAAGAATTTTAAGGTGACATCCTTGACAGCATCGAAACGATGATGCTTTTTGTTGTTAGGGTCAACAAAATGCTCAATTTCTGCCATCAAGAATTCGCGAACTCTTAGCAAGCCAGATCTTGGAGAAATTTCGTTTCTGAAAGACTTACCAATACATGCAGAAGCAAATGGAACCTTGCTATTGTTGAATTCTAATAACTTATTGAAGTTCAAGAATTGACCTTGAGCGGTTTCAGGTCTCAAATAACCTTTCAATTGACCAGATGGACCAATAGCAGTTTCGAACATCAAATTGAAAGCCTTTGGTGGCTCCAATTTCTCTCCAGTTACAGGATTACCAATATTGTACTTCTCCATCAATTCACCTAATTCCTCACCAGAGTAACCGTCAATCTTGGCTAGAATCTCCTCGTATTCCTTCACAACATCATCTTCGAGCTTAATAACTTGGATTTGCTtcaccttcttctttcttttcttcttgtCAGCGTCTTCTTCTGCAGGTTGGCTGGCAACGCCCCTGGCCTCCTTATCACCCTTCAAACGAGCTTCCAACACTTCTTCAACTAAATGGTCTGCTCTAAAGATTTCACCGGATTTGGGATCCTGACACATCCAGTCAGAAAACTTCTCAACATGACCAGAAGTCTTTAAAACTTCGTGGGGAGTCAACATAGTGCAGTCAACTTCCAGCATATCTTCTTCTAAGATAAAATGCTTTCTCCAAGCATCAACGATATTAGCTTGCAAAGCACATCCTGGAGGACCATAGTCATATAGACCGGATACACCTCCGTATAACTCGAAAGATGGCGCAAAAAAGAATCTACGCTTTAAAACACTTTCCAAGCTTTCTCTATTGAATTCAACAGCCTTTTTAGCTTGTTTCAACTCTTGAGCGCTCATAGTCCTTACTTTAATGGGCTTTCTACGAATCTGTGAATAACACCTTGTACCAATAAATTTAGATA
The Eremothecium sinecaudum strain ATCC 58844 chromosome II, complete sequence DNA segment above includes these coding regions:
- the GRS1 gene encoding glycine--tRNA ligase (Syntenic homolog of Ashbya gossypii ADL373W; Syntenic homolog of Saccharomyces cerevisiae YBR121C (GRS1) and YPR081C (GRS2)) — translated: MSAQELKQAKKAVEFNRESLESVLKRRFFFAPSFELYGGVSGLYDYGPPGCALQANIVDAWRKHFILEEDMLEVDCTMLTPHEVLKTSGHVEKFSDWMCQDPKSGEIFRADHLVEEVLEARLKGDKEARGVASQPAEEDADKKKRKKKVKQIQVIKLEDDVVKEYEEILAKIDGYSGEELGELMEKYNIGNPVTGEKLEPPKAFNLMFETAIGPSGQLKGYLRPETAQGQFLNFNKLLEFNNSKVPFASACIGKSFRNEISPRSGLLRVREFLMAEIEHFVDPNNKKHHRFDAVKDVTLKFLPKEVQESGSTVPIETTIGDAVASGMVDNETLGYFIARIYQFLVSIGVDPERMRFRQHMSNEMAHYASDCWDAELHTSYGWIECVGCADRSAYDLTVHANKTKTAMVVRERLDEPIQIKKWEIDFAKKLFGPKFRKDAPKVESYLLNLSQEELEAKAKELSSEGKIVFQVEGMEGDIELDDKFITIEHRQKTEHVREYVPNVIEPSFGIGRIIYAIFEHSFWSRPEDTARAVLSFPPLVAPTKVLLVPLSNNAELTPVVKKVSEILRSEKIPFKVDDSGVSIGKRYSRNDELGTPFGITIDFESAKDGSVTLRERDSTKQVRGSVADIIAVIRDITYNGVSWEQGTKHLAEFISQSE